One Desulfovibrio fairfieldensis genomic window carries:
- a CDS encoding tetratricopeptide repeat protein: MKQIPQDLNLARGDLMDMEGLLCSGLAAFFTFNGHALYFPTQNPPDAPQFLPRERRLLLPLVWREELLGVLMLHGVRAREVRPLLPALPSVVALCLENLARSRAARTDAVTGLATEDALYARMEDEAARVRAHLDDPAQPDGRPAPLHRLCMGLVVLRLRNGEEMARQIGFAFSEKFLRHMAEACRAGLPSDVLAARVGRYEFALLLSASGRGACHKLARAVLGRMEAVSLPGPLTRQPVRPLLCAGHALYPQDMQGPELVLPMFEQARQLMARARLAADVAAQGQSGAGLGGESRIMPFARILQDGGVVLENLPLGRLRISLGRQTKAREGLRFAVWSGGARDAACYKGEIVLLHVRELDAVAEILHLEDAAVIPEPGDSLALLDGLPVLSPSDMENALEGIPDVPGLGSEEKTPGSEPRTEQAAMAPAQPAAPEKNASADAPSRAATEPEEQGAQGDLHGHGDFLKRFAREREQCARFALVIARLAPSGARAGSEPERGMRKALELWRALLAPVRATAAEDAGRAEPFGGRYGSNSLIFFHPGRAAEDLLPVYAQLCEGLKKHGLATAAGLAGYPFLQFRKAEMQDCALKALEYALLLPEPRAGLCNSLALNISADRRYSLGDVFGAVEEYKLALLADEGNAMAWNSLGVCMAALGRQHEARRHFLEALKHSPDETRAAQICYNLGTVCQTLGERRAAARYYRQCVKIAPDHLFAHIRLGQLCEQGGRRGEARRFYERAAAIEDARPGMPSPARRHLARVAARQKRGGEARELLHEALLRNPNDAAAMLLLAKIYLDGNEDPAMAELLARKSAGLHDRPEAWQTLARALRALGREDEARVADARALLA; encoded by the coding sequence ATGAAGCAAATTCCGCAGGACCTGAATCTCGCGCGCGGCGATCTGATGGACATGGAAGGCCTGTTGTGCAGCGGCTTGGCCGCCTTTTTTACATTCAACGGGCACGCCCTGTATTTTCCCACCCAAAACCCGCCGGACGCGCCGCAGTTTTTGCCGCGCGAGCGTCGTCTTCTGCTGCCGCTGGTCTGGCGGGAGGAATTGCTGGGCGTGCTCATGCTTCACGGAGTACGCGCGCGCGAAGTACGGCCGCTTCTGCCCGCGCTGCCGTCCGTGGTCGCGCTCTGCCTGGAAAATCTGGCCCGTTCCAGGGCCGCGCGCACGGACGCGGTTACCGGCCTGGCGACGGAAGACGCCCTGTATGCGCGCATGGAAGATGAGGCCGCGCGGGTGCGCGCTCACCTGGATGATCCGGCCCAGCCCGACGGCAGGCCCGCGCCCCTGCACCGCCTGTGCATGGGACTTGTGGTGCTGCGTCTGCGCAACGGCGAGGAGATGGCCCGCCAGATCGGTTTTGCCTTCAGTGAAAAATTTCTGCGGCATATGGCCGAGGCCTGCCGCGCCGGTCTGCCTTCGGATGTGCTGGCCGCGCGCGTGGGCCGGTACGAGTTTGCTCTGCTGTTGTCCGCCAGCGGACGCGGGGCCTGCCACAAGCTGGCCCGCGCCGTTCTGGGCCGCATGGAAGCCGTGAGCCTGCCCGGTCCCCTGACCCGGCAGCCGGTGCGCCCCCTGCTCTGCGCCGGACACGCGCTCTATCCCCAGGACATGCAGGGGCCGGAACTGGTCTTGCCCATGTTCGAGCAGGCCCGCCAGCTTATGGCCCGGGCCCGCCTGGCCGCCGACGTGGCCGCCCAGGGGCAGAGCGGGGCCGGTCTGGGCGGCGAAAGCCGGATCATGCCCTTTGCCCGCATCCTTCAGGACGGCGGCGTGGTGCTGGAAAATCTGCCTCTGGGCCGTCTGCGGATCAGCCTGGGCCGGCAGACCAAGGCCCGCGAGGGTCTGCGTTTCGCGGTCTGGTCCGGCGGCGCGCGGGACGCGGCCTGCTACAAAGGCGAAATCGTACTGCTGCATGTCCGGGAACTGGATGCCGTGGCTGAAATCCTGCATCTGGAGGACGCGGCCGTGATTCCGGAGCCGGGCGACAGCTTGGCCCTGCTGGACGGACTGCCTGTTCTGAGTCCTTCGGATATGGAAAATGCTCTGGAAGGCATTCCGGATGTTCCCGGCCTTGGCTCTGAGGAAAAAACGCCGGGCAGCGAACCCCGGACGGAGCAGGCCGCCATGGCCCCGGCACAGCCTGCCGCGCCGGAGAAGAATGCGTCGGCGGACGCCCCGTCCCGTGCCGCAACGGAGCCGGAAGAGCAGGGCGCGCAGGGCGATTTACACGGTCACGGCGACTTTTTGAAAAGATTCGCGCGTGAGCGGGAGCAATGCGCGCGTTTTGCCTTGGTCATCGCGCGCCTGGCTCCCAGCGGCGCGCGCGCCGGTAGTGAGCCCGAACGCGGCATGCGCAAGGCGCTGGAGCTCTGGCGGGCCCTGCTCGCGCCGGTCCGGGCCACGGCGGCGGAAGACGCCGGGCGTGCCGAGCCCTTTGGCGGGCGCTACGGCAGCAACAGCCTGATTTTCTTTCATCCCGGCCGCGCGGCTGAGGATCTGCTGCCTGTGTATGCCCAGCTCTGCGAAGGTTTGAAAAAGCACGGTCTGGCGACGGCCGCCGGACTGGCCGGATATCCTTTTTTGCAGTTCCGCAAGGCGGAAATGCAGGATTGCGCGCTCAAGGCTCTGGAATACGCGCTGCTCCTGCCCGAGCCCAGGGCGGGCCTTTGCAATTCCCTGGCCCTGAACATCAGCGCGGACAGGCGTTACAGCCTGGGCGACGTCTTCGGCGCGGTGGAGGAATACAAACTGGCTCTGCTGGCTGACGAGGGCAACGCCATGGCCTGGAACTCACTGGGCGTGTGCATGGCAGCCCTGGGCCGCCAGCATGAAGCGCGCCGCCATTTCCTGGAAGCTCTCAAACACAGCCCGGACGAGACCCGCGCCGCGCAGATCTGCTACAATCTGGGCACGGTGTGCCAGACCCTGGGCGAACGGCGCGCCGCCGCCCGATATTACCGCCAATGCGTCAAAATTGCGCCGGACCATCTCTTTGCCCATATCCGCCTGGGCCAGCTCTGCGAGCAGGGCGGCCGACGCGGCGAGGCGCGACGCTTTTACGAGCGGGCCGCCGCCATTGAGGATGCCCGGCCCGGCATGCCGAGTCCGGCCCGTCGGCATCTGGCCCGGGTGGCCGCGCGCCAGAAACGGGGCGGCGAGGCGCGGGAGCTCCTGCACGAAGCCCTGCTGCGCAATCCCAATGACGCGGCGGCCATGTTGTTGTTGGCTAAAATCTATCTGGACGGCAATGAAGACCCGGCCATGGCCGAGCTGCTGGCGCGCAAGAGCGCGGGCCTGCACGACCGGCCGGAAGCCTGGCAGACCCTGGCCCGCGCCCTGCGCGCGTTGGGCCGTGAGGATGAGGCCCGCGTGGCCGATGCGCGGGCGTTGCTGGCCTGA
- a CDS encoding VCBS domain-containing protein: MADIILTRPQAGQHTVLESVADSRLVLQFPTDQATMERAGDNLVFSFDDGSSIQLTNFYTQYSQESMPDFEVDGTLVAGADFFSAFGPDLMPAAGPAAGAAARAARYSDLGNSDLLDGINHLNELDWGMNLDRPYTEDVDALGVVSPDAGETNAAPVISISGTVSVVEAGVFVGGNDAKEGVPTASGQVNAYDPDGDALHFAFVAPDGSLVTSITTEYGVITINPDGSYTYVLNNENANGLAEGDVVNENFTVQVSDGRGGTATTTVTVNVVGSNDVPTLELGKDHLTVTDDGANAAEGAIADGGTALGDDPDAGHDLHYSFGTDGDGNPITSITDEYGTLTIDPDTGEYTYTLDKNSEAVQKLSGDGDDVTQRVTVVVTDEHGAHAEVPLDITIKGANDVPVITAVTEHVKDMGVFGEDAASANSATKDYTGGEGHIPGGEHRLGFEGQLQGFDHEGSDLTYGVVTSGIVAGGELTLTNPDNADETTTLKVLSVSTDDAGTTTIVTEAGTFTLDADGHYSFELNTDAGGFVDAMGQGDKWNLTFDVSASDGELTGNSSLTICIEGTNEAPTIIESDVHVREDGVAPGGNESTTPDGQDNGDVSSNHHRVEVEGTLQGSDRDNDARLTYGIDVNGSGREGGINESGITVNMYTGSGEKAQPVVDADGNPVTESLLINSSAMSTDPETGHAIQTIETNYGTLTLDTVTGHYTFVLNAEAANHLAQGEKFDFHFTTTVTDQYGAQGHHMLGVTVEGTNDQPTLGVDNTRLEVTEKGANSSNDYTNTDGGQATGADADHGAELHYSFGNDAYGNPITLVPDQYGTMHIDPNTGRYWYELNNNSKDTQALKEDQKVDPTGGNGYTIRVTDEHGAYSEQHVEVEITGTNDVPTFGPGNAVSVTESGVENGGNTHADGIQSASAVMGFHDVDSPQDSLTCVITNPGASEIDANGMQTLVTDYGTFTLNTRTGEYRFALNDSFQKVQELNAGEELNASNTPELRLNLKVTDEHGVSSSSWVQAKIQGTNDQPELTVNQPDLGVAEDGTLTASGTVSVTDPDSGGARGESFTFGITGNNMENTAQGQTPAMSSSMSGDYGTLSIDPATGKYTYTLDNDSQAVQELRTGETRTETFHVVVKDSQGAFDIKEVTVTIHGQDDAIRLDSTDCHVIQTTEAGVEFNTNVDNNVSQTAGGKFEVTPVDNPVDENGVNHLVYGFTDADGTFHAGSVEVMQDGKLYGTLTIDAEGNYTFTLADNAAVNALNAGELLKLTGYDLAVRDDRHADDMVTSQKLDLYIHGTNDRPYFTVDGAVSNEITADGLVENGNTVISGQLVADDPDAEHNPGDLSFSIEHDGKLVQVVEGKYGVLELNQGGRYKYTLTHPELLESLNPGQKLSELDALKQESFDIRVTDPQNASTSGKLVIDVTGSADNPVITVSGETAIQEDSGADINHAAQAPAIHGQLGLDHIVDTEDSGHATWSNEGQTVFADGADGKPLGMLTVNSDGSYTYTLSENGSALVQAMNDGESKYETFKVQAVIEGGKTVEREITIEIKGTNDKPVLTVGENDESAFIGKVQQDVFEDDGQTSDTDSPGVIFTGTLPKDAMSDVDDQTGLRYMLVGEDGNPVTELKTDYGTITLTYETAADGTITTHYKYTLDNESSTLDEALKALQTGESLTDGAKVVVVDPHGAMSENSHNITVTIDPADPNHGDGGYPGHSLVFDGSSVLHGSVSEDGRDISATPDHVETTTFEGQLKAKWDDEDETDAPDRVFGIQGANGQQVQSSAADGGAIHVDGQYGYLIIDPVTGKYTYTLYNGEDGKPGLVQSLADGEKVSEDFTLMLDGRVVEVDGSAAKITIDIYGTNDAPVITGATDASIGETGHGGLTSDMTATGTVTATDIDHALDADGKPIGGTESVTYSFVDQDGNYSDSLETEYGSIKINPDGTYTFHLDTDKLPQDLVQNYPGGIVHLTAGTHLSETFQVVAYDGKDYSEPQDVTVTINGTNYGPEVTATDVTLAVVEDGTLTDSGALSGLFHDDEGTNNLIFTASTTENGKGGTVVQGTYGTLQLVNGEYVYTLNNADPAVQGLDADHPGKDTFYITATDEHGKTSTVEITVDVTGKNDPPVLSVDKVLTVREGDPTNSDSGKATAYDADSVDQSGGALHYGLTVPTDDDGKPLHNAVLNADGSITNDFGTFTVNQEGTYTFTLNNDSDAVRALTSGSLTETSVTLTVTDSQDNHTSMDIKVDITGTNTAPDLTIELEPNADSPVVENGADSADSLSGSFTAKDVDGTVAAVTATDGGYGKVELVRGENGQWTYKYTLDERAEVLGEGEKRTDSFTVTVTDAEGATTEKTVTVHIEGTNDAPVIDTATAADNAGSLNFHDVDANDSHTLYVVVDGVAHEVVENSVTIDGKGTFNFTETTDGNWAYTFTADPAVQAGMKEGDKKELDFQLKVSDGHDSATSKNLNVTIDGANKVPQIGQAALVLGLTGLVPDADFSISSDDTNADPHDNSLPTHDVPVHGQEQGDALHYDFADMNAQGDVQGTFGTLHFDANTGQYSYTLDTSADNLKDLAAAHAQGHDLTEHFDYTVSDNLNDPVSGHVDVNLATPSPSAGGSLGDAHADAAQVLFGGEGAETLHGGEGDDILSGGQGDDILYGGAGSDYLYGGAGNDFLDGGGDAAVDHLYGGDGNDIMMYHPNDVIDGGSGMDVLLVGSDNMDSLFQGGQLDSNVTDVEVIISGEDVSNLTNMDALSNIGITVNDSSLSLGDGWTKADDAPDGYHAYTNGDVTVTVGSDVHVDTMQAQTEQAMTQVQMENS; this comes from the coding sequence ATGGCAGATATCATCCTTACCCGTCCGCAAGCGGGACAGCATACAGTTCTGGAAAGTGTGGCCGATTCCCGCCTGGTCCTGCAATTCCCCACGGATCAGGCTACCATGGAGCGCGCGGGAGACAACCTCGTCTTCAGTTTTGACGACGGCTCCAGCATTCAGCTTACCAATTTCTACACCCAGTATTCCCAGGAAAGCATGCCGGACTTTGAAGTGGACGGCACCCTGGTGGCCGGGGCGGACTTTTTCAGCGCCTTCGGTCCAGACCTGATGCCCGCCGCCGGTCCGGCGGCGGGAGCCGCCGCCCGCGCCGCCCGCTATAGCGACTTGGGCAACAGCGACCTGCTCGACGGCATCAACCATTTGAACGAGCTGGACTGGGGCATGAACCTGGACCGGCCCTATACCGAGGACGTGGACGCCCTGGGCGTGGTCAGCCCGGACGCCGGGGAGACCAACGCCGCGCCCGTGATTTCCATCAGCGGCACGGTGAGCGTGGTGGAAGCCGGTGTATTTGTGGGCGGCAACGATGCCAAGGAGGGCGTTCCCACGGCGAGCGGCCAGGTCAATGCCTATGATCCCGACGGCGACGCGCTGCATTTTGCTTTCGTGGCTCCCGACGGCAGCCTGGTTACCAGCATCACCACGGAATACGGCGTTATCACCATCAATCCCGACGGCTCCTACACCTATGTGCTGAACAACGAAAACGCCAACGGCCTGGCCGAGGGCGATGTGGTGAACGAAAACTTCACCGTCCAGGTCAGCGACGGGCGAGGCGGCACGGCCACCACGACCGTGACCGTGAACGTGGTGGGCAGCAATGACGTGCCCACTCTGGAACTGGGCAAGGACCACCTTACCGTCACCGACGACGGCGCGAACGCGGCGGAAGGCGCCATCGCCGACGGCGGCACGGCCCTGGGCGACGACCCGGACGCGGGCCATGACCTGCACTACAGCTTCGGCACGGACGGCGACGGCAATCCCATTACCAGCATTACGGACGAATACGGCACCCTGACCATTGATCCGGATACCGGCGAATACACCTATACCCTGGACAAGAACAGCGAAGCCGTTCAGAAGCTCAGCGGCGACGGCGACGACGTGACCCAGCGCGTGACCGTGGTGGTTACGGATGAACACGGCGCGCATGCTGAAGTCCCGCTGGACATCACCATCAAGGGCGCCAACGACGTGCCCGTCATCACGGCCGTGACCGAGCACGTCAAGGATATGGGCGTGTTCGGTGAAGACGCCGCGTCAGCCAATAGCGCCACCAAGGATTATACCGGCGGTGAAGGTCATATTCCCGGCGGCGAGCATCGTCTCGGCTTTGAGGGACAGCTTCAGGGCTTTGACCACGAAGGGTCGGATCTGACCTACGGCGTGGTCACCTCCGGCATCGTCGCGGGCGGCGAGCTGACCCTGACCAATCCCGACAATGCCGATGAAACGACGACGCTCAAGGTTCTCAGCGTCAGCACCGACGACGCGGGCACGACCACCATCGTCACCGAAGCGGGCACTTTTACGCTGGACGCCGACGGCCATTACAGTTTTGAGCTCAATACCGACGCGGGCGGCTTTGTGGACGCCATGGGCCAGGGCGACAAGTGGAACCTGACCTTTGATGTCAGCGCCTCGGACGGCGAACTGACCGGCAACAGCAGCCTGACCATCTGCATTGAAGGCACCAACGAGGCGCCGACCATCATCGAGAGCGATGTGCATGTGCGCGAGGACGGCGTGGCCCCGGGCGGCAACGAATCCACCACGCCCGACGGCCAGGACAACGGTGACGTCTCTTCTAATCACCATCGCGTCGAGGTGGAAGGCACTCTGCAGGGCAGTGACCGGGACAATGACGCCCGGCTGACCTACGGCATCGACGTGAACGGCAGCGGCAGGGAAGGCGGCATCAACGAGTCCGGCATTACAGTCAATATGTATACCGGCTCCGGCGAGAAGGCCCAGCCTGTTGTCGATGCCGACGGCAATCCGGTCACGGAATCCCTGCTCATCAACAGCAGCGCCATGTCCACTGACCCGGAGACCGGGCATGCCATCCAGACCATCGAAACCAACTACGGCACCCTGACCCTGGACACCGTGACCGGGCACTACACCTTTGTCCTGAATGCCGAAGCCGCCAATCATCTGGCCCAGGGCGAAAAGTTTGACTTCCACTTTACCACGACGGTGACGGACCAATACGGCGCGCAGGGCCATCACATGCTGGGCGTGACCGTTGAGGGCACCAACGACCAGCCCACCTTGGGCGTGGACAACACCAGGCTGGAAGTGACCGAAAAGGGCGCGAATTCCAGCAACGATTATACCAATACTGACGGTGGTCAGGCCACGGGCGCGGACGCCGACCATGGCGCGGAACTGCATTACAGTTTCGGCAACGACGCCTACGGCAATCCGATTACCTTGGTTCCCGACCAGTACGGCACCATGCACATCGACCCGAACACGGGCAGGTATTGGTACGAACTGAACAACAATTCGAAGGATACCCAGGCGCTGAAAGAAGACCAGAAGGTGGATCCCACGGGCGGCAACGGCTACACCATCCGGGTGACCGACGAGCACGGCGCGTATTCCGAACAGCATGTCGAGGTGGAGATCACCGGAACCAACGACGTGCCCACGTTCGGCCCAGGCAACGCGGTCTCGGTGACGGAAAGCGGCGTGGAAAATGGGGGCAACACGCATGCAGACGGCATACAGTCCGCCTCGGCGGTCATGGGTTTCCATGATGTGGACTCGCCACAGGACTCGTTGACCTGCGTCATCACGAACCCTGGGGCCAGCGAAATTGATGCTAACGGCATGCAGACTCTGGTCACTGATTACGGCACCTTCACGCTGAACACCAGGACCGGCGAATACCGTTTCGCCCTGAATGACAGCTTTCAGAAGGTCCAAGAGCTCAATGCCGGGGAAGAGTTAAACGCTTCCAATACGCCGGAATTGCGTCTGAATCTTAAGGTCACGGACGAACATGGAGTCTCCAGTTCTTCTTGGGTACAAGCCAAGATTCAGGGAACCAACGACCAGCCCGAGCTGACCGTGAACCAGCCGGACCTGGGCGTGGCGGAAGACGGCACATTGACCGCCTCCGGCACGGTCAGCGTGACCGACCCGGATTCGGGCGGCGCGAGGGGCGAGAGCTTCACCTTCGGCATCACGGGCAACAATATGGAGAATACGGCTCAGGGCCAGACGCCCGCCATGTCTTCCAGCATGTCCGGCGACTACGGCACATTGAGCATTGATCCCGCTACCGGCAAGTATACGTACACGTTGGACAATGACAGCCAGGCCGTGCAGGAGCTGCGCACGGGTGAAACCCGCACCGAAACCTTCCACGTGGTGGTCAAGGACTCGCAGGGCGCGTTCGACATCAAGGAAGTCACCGTCACCATCCACGGCCAGGACGACGCCATCCGTCTTGATTCCACCGATTGCCACGTTATCCAGACCACGGAAGCGGGCGTGGAGTTCAACACCAACGTGGACAACAATGTGTCCCAGACGGCGGGCGGCAAGTTTGAAGTCACGCCGGTGGACAATCCCGTGGACGAAAACGGCGTCAACCATCTGGTCTACGGCTTCACGGATGCTGACGGCACGTTCCACGCGGGCTCCGTTGAGGTGATGCAGGACGGCAAGCTCTACGGCACCCTGACCATCGACGCCGAGGGCAACTATACCTTTACCCTGGCGGACAACGCCGCCGTCAACGCCCTCAACGCGGGCGAGCTGCTCAAGCTGACCGGTTACGATCTGGCCGTGCGCGACGACCGGCATGCCGACGACATGGTCACCAGCCAGAAGCTGGATCTCTACATCCACGGCACCAACGACCGGCCGTATTTTACCGTCGATGGAGCGGTGAGCAACGAAATCACGGCGGACGGGCTGGTGGAAAACGGCAACACGGTCATCTCCGGCCAACTGGTTGCCGACGATCCGGATGCCGAGCACAACCCCGGCGATCTCAGCTTCAGCATTGAGCATGACGGCAAGCTGGTGCAGGTCGTGGAGGGCAAGTACGGCGTGCTGGAACTGAACCAGGGCGGCAGGTACAAGTACACCCTGACCCATCCCGAATTGCTGGAATCCCTGAACCCCGGCCAGAAGTTGTCGGAACTGGATGCCCTGAAGCAGGAAAGTTTCGATATCCGCGTCACCGACCCGCAGAATGCCTCTACCTCGGGCAAGCTGGTCATCGACGTCACCGGTTCGGCGGACAATCCGGTCATCACGGTCAGCGGCGAGACCGCCATTCAGGAAGACAGTGGTGCGGACATTAACCACGCCGCCCAGGCCCCGGCCATCCATGGCCAGCTCGGCCTCGATCATATCGTGGACACCGAGGATTCGGGCCATGCGACCTGGAGCAATGAAGGCCAGACCGTTTTCGCGGACGGCGCCGACGGCAAGCCGCTGGGCATGCTCACGGTCAACTCCGACGGCAGCTACACCTATACCCTGAGTGAAAACGGCTCGGCTCTCGTCCAGGCCATGAACGACGGCGAATCCAAGTACGAAACCTTCAAGGTCCAGGCGGTGATCGAAGGCGGCAAGACCGTCGAAAGGGAAATCACCATTGAGATCAAGGGCACCAATGACAAGCCGGTCCTGACCGTGGGCGAGAATGACGAGTCGGCCTTCATCGGCAAGGTGCAGCAGGACGTCTTTGAAGACGACGGCCAGACCTCCGACACGGACTCTCCGGGCGTCATCTTTACCGGCACCCTGCCGAAGGACGCCATGAGCGACGTGGATGACCAGACCGGTCTCCGCTATATGCTGGTGGGCGAGGACGGCAATCCCGTCACTGAGCTCAAGACCGACTACGGCACGATTACCCTGACCTATGAAACCGCGGCGGACGGCACCATCACCACCCACTACAAGTACACGCTGGATAATGAAAGCTCCACGCTGGATGAGGCCTTGAAGGCCCTGCAGACCGGCGAAAGTCTGACCGACGGGGCCAAGGTCGTGGTGGTGGACCCGCACGGGGCCATGTCCGAGAACAGTCATAACATCACCGTCACTATTGACCCGGCTGATCCCAATCATGGCGACGGCGGGTATCCCGGCCATAGTCTGGTATTTGACGGCAGCAGCGTTCTGCACGGTTCCGTCTCGGAAGACGGCAGGGATATAAGCGCCACCCCCGATCATGTGGAGACGACGACCTTTGAAGGCCAGCTTAAGGCCAAGTGGGATGATGAAGATGAAACTGATGCCCCGGACCGCGTCTTCGGCATCCAGGGGGCGAACGGCCAGCAAGTCCAAAGCAGCGCCGCGGACGGTGGCGCCATCCATGTGGACGGCCAGTACGGCTATCTGATCATTGATCCGGTCACCGGCAAGTACACCTATACCCTGTACAACGGCGAGGACGGCAAGCCCGGCCTGGTGCAGAGTCTGGCCGACGGCGAAAAGGTCAGCGAGGACTTCACTCTGATGCTCGATGGCCGGGTGGTGGAAGTCGATGGCTCGGCCGCCAAGATCACGATCGACATCTACGGCACCAACGACGCCCCGGTCATCACCGGCGCGACGGATGCGTCCATCGGCGAGACGGGCCACGGCGGCCTGACCAGCGACATGACGGCCACGGGCACGGTGACGGCCACGGACATTGACCACGCGCTGGATGCGGACGGCAAGCCCATCGGCGGCACGGAATCGGTGACGTATTCCTTCGTTGACCAGGACGGCAACTATTCCGACTCCCTGGAAACCGAGTACGGCAGCATTAAAATCAACCCCGACGGCACGTACACTTTCCATCTGGATACGGACAAGCTGCCGCAGGACCTGGTACAGAACTATCCCGGCGGCATCGTGCATCTCACCGCCGGTACGCATCTGAGCGAGACCTTCCAGGTGGTGGCTTACGACGGCAAGGACTACAGCGAGCCGCAGGATGTGACCGTCACCATCAATGGAACCAACTACGGTCCGGAAGTAACGGCAACCGACGTGACCCTGGCCGTGGTCGAAGACGGAACCCTGACGGACAGCGGAGCGTTGAGCGGCCTGTTCCATGACGACGAGGGCACGAACAACCTGATCTTCACCGCCAGCACCACCGAGAACGGCAAGGGCGGCACGGTGGTGCAGGGTACGTACGGCACGTTGCAACTGGTGAACGGCGAGTATGTCTATACCCTGAACAACGCCGATCCGGCCGTGCAGGGCCTGGACGCCGACCATCCGGGCAAGGACACCTTCTATATCACGGCCACGGACGAACACGGCAAGACCAGCACCGTGGAAATCACGGTGGACGTCACCGGCAAGAACGACCCGCCGGTGCTCTCCGTAGACAAGGTGCTGACCGTGCGCGAGGGTGACCCGACAAACTCTGACAGCGGCAAGGCCACAGCCTACGACGCGGATAGCGTGGATCAGTCCGGCGGCGCGCTGCACTACGGCCTGACGGTGCCCACGGATGACGACGGCAAGCCCCTGCACAATGCGGTGCTCAATGCCGACGGCAGCATTACCAATGACTTCGGTACGTTCACCGTCAATCAGGAAGGCACGTATACCTTCACCCTGAATAATGATTCCGACGCCGTGCGCGCCCTGACTTCCGGCAGTCTGACGGAAACCTCGGTAACCCTGACGGTAACCGACAGTCAGGACAATCACACCAGTATGGATATCAAGGTGGACATTACCGGCACCAATACCGCGCCGGACCTGACCATTGAGCTGGAGCCCAACGCCGACAGCCCGGTGGTGGAAAACGGCGCGGACAGCGCGGATTCGTTGTCCGGCTCATTCACTGCCAAGGATGTGGACGGCACGGTGGCCGCCGTCACCGCTACTGACGGCGGCTACGGCAAGGTGGAACTGGTCCGGGGTGAAAACGGCCAATGGACCTACAAGTACACGCTGGACGAACGGGCCGAAGTCCTGGGCGAAGGTGAAAAGAGAACCGACAGCTTCACCGTTACGGTGACGGACGCGGAAGGCGCGACCACGGAAAAGACCGTGACCGTGCATATTGAAGGCACCAACGACGCGCCGGTCATTGATACGGCCACGGCGGCCGATAATGCCGGTTCCCTGAACTTCCACGACGTGGACGCCAACGACAGCCACACCCTGTACGTGGTGGTGGACGGTGTGGCCCACGAGGTGGTGGAAAACAGCGTGACCATCGACGGCAAGGGCACGTTCAACTTTACCGAAACCACGGACGGCAACTGGGCATACACGTTCACGGCCGACCCCGCCGTGCAGGCCGGCATGAAGGAAGGCGACAAGAAGGAGCTGGACTTCCAGCTCAAGGTCAGCGACGGGCATGACAGCGCCACGTCCAAGAATCTGAATGTGACCATTGACGGCGCCAACAAGGTTCCGCAGATCGGCCAGGCGGCCCTGGTGCTGGGCCTGACCGGCCTGGTGCCGGACGCGGACTTCAGCATCTCGTCCGACGACACTAACGCCGACCCGCACGACAACAGCCTGCCGACGCATGACGTGCCGGTTCACGGCCAGGAGCAGGGCGACGCGCTGCACTATGACTTTGCGGATATGAACGCCCAGGGCGACGTGCAGGGGACGTTCGGCACACTGCACTTTGACGCGAATACCGGCCAGTACAGCTATACGCTGGATACCTCGGCGGATAACCTCAAGGATCTGGCCGCTGCTCACGCCCAAGGCCATGATCTGACCGAACACTTTGATTACACGGTGTCCGACAACCTTAACGATCCCGTCTCGGGCCATGTGGACGTCAACCTTGCCACACCTTCACCCAGCGCCGGCGGCAGCCTCGGCGACGCGCATGCCGACGCCGCTCAGGTGCTGTTCGGCGGCGAAGGGGCGGAAACCCTGCACGGCGGCGAGGGCGACGACATCCTCTCCGGCGGTCAGGGCGACGACATCCTGTATGGCGGAGCGGGCAGCGACTACCTCTACGGCGGAGCCGGAAACGACTTCCTGGACGGCGGCGGCGACGCGGCTGTGGACCATCTTTACGGCGGCGACGGCAACGACATCATGATGTATCACCCCAATGACGTCATTGACGGCGGTTCCGGCATGGACGTGCTCCTGGTAGGCAGCGACAATATGGATTCGCTCTTCCAGGGCGGGCAGCTTGATTCCAACGTCACCGATGTGGAAGTGATCATCAGCGGCGAAGACGTTTCGAATCTGACCAATATGGACGCCTTGAGCAACATCGGCATCACTGTGAACGATAGCTCGCTGTCGCTGGGCGACGGCTGGACCAAGGCGGACGATGCCCCTGACGGCTACCACGCCTATACCAACGGCGACGTGACTGTGACCGTGGGCTCGGACGTGCATGTGGATACGATGCAGGCGCAGACCGAGCAGGCTATGACCCAGGTGCAGATGGAAAACAGCTAA